A genomic region of Micromonospora sp. NBC_01796 contains the following coding sequences:
- a CDS encoding thiamine pyrophosphate-binding protein translates to MRVSEVVGRVLAGHGARYVFGVVGSGNFHVTNALVAAGARFVPAAHEGGAASMADAFARTSGTVGILSVHQGPGLTNALTGITEAAKSRTPMLVLAPEATAPRSNFFLDLPALAASVGAEFLRVRATHAAEDTGTAFRAAARGATVLLGLPLEAQNASTEPWSGRIVPAPPAGPPVEPEVASLVAALRAARRPVFIAGRGARTAREPLVRLADACGALLAVSAAAKGLFVGDPWNLDVAGGFATPLATSLIGEADLVVAWGSTLNMWTTRHGELIPPGAVVAQVDRDPAAFGVNRPVDLTVAGEVATVARAVLAGLAGQPVSDPPTGGWRTPELGRRIEREGRWQSVSYVDGGRTEQPATIDPRTLSIALDDLLPAERTVVVDSGNFMGYPSMFLDVPDVAGFCFTQAFQSIGLGLASALGAAVARPDRLTVAALGDGGFLMSAAELVTAARLALPLVVVVYDDAAYGAEVHHFGPDGYPLDTVTFPQTDLAAIARGYGCAGVTVRGVEDLDPVRDWLAGSRSRPMVVDAKVSGERGSWWLEEAFRGH, encoded by the coding sequence ATGCGGGTATCCGAGGTGGTCGGCCGGGTGCTGGCCGGGCACGGCGCGCGGTACGTCTTCGGTGTGGTCGGCAGCGGCAACTTCCACGTGACGAACGCGCTGGTGGCGGCCGGTGCCCGGTTCGTGCCGGCCGCGCACGAGGGTGGTGCGGCGAGCATGGCGGACGCCTTCGCCCGTACCTCGGGCACGGTGGGGATCCTCTCGGTGCACCAGGGTCCGGGTCTCACCAACGCGTTGACCGGCATCACCGAGGCGGCGAAGAGCCGTACGCCGATGCTGGTCCTGGCGCCGGAGGCGACCGCACCCCGATCGAACTTCTTCCTCGACCTGCCGGCCCTGGCCGCCTCGGTCGGCGCCGAGTTCCTCCGGGTACGGGCGACGCACGCGGCCGAGGACACCGGCACCGCCTTCCGGGCCGCCGCCCGGGGCGCGACGGTGCTGCTGGGTCTTCCGCTCGAGGCGCAGAACGCGTCGACCGAGCCCTGGTCGGGCCGGATCGTACCGGCCCCGCCCGCCGGGCCGCCGGTCGAGCCGGAGGTGGCGTCGCTGGTCGCGGCGCTGCGCGCGGCGCGCCGGCCGGTGTTCATCGCGGGCCGGGGTGCCCGTACCGCCCGCGAACCGTTGGTCCGGCTCGCCGACGCGTGCGGCGCGCTGCTCGCGGTCTCCGCCGCCGCCAAGGGGCTGTTCGTCGGGGACCCGTGGAACCTGGACGTGGCCGGTGGGTTCGCCACCCCGCTGGCGACCTCGCTGATCGGTGAGGCGGACCTGGTCGTCGCCTGGGGCAGCACGCTGAACATGTGGACCACCCGGCACGGCGAGCTGATCCCGCCGGGCGCGGTCGTGGCACAGGTGGACCGGGATCCGGCCGCCTTCGGGGTGAACCGACCGGTCGACCTGACGGTGGCGGGCGAGGTCGCGACGGTCGCGCGGGCGGTGCTGGCCGGGCTGGCCGGGCAACCGGTGTCGGATCCGCCGACGGGCGGATGGCGTACGCCGGAGCTGGGCCGGCGGATCGAGCGGGAGGGCCGCTGGCAATCGGTGTCCTACGTGGACGGGGGCAGGACGGAGCAGCCCGCCACGATCGACCCCCGGACGCTCTCCATCGCCCTGGACGATCTGCTCCCGGCGGAGCGGACGGTGGTGGTGGACTCCGGCAACTTCATGGGCTACCCGTCGATGTTCCTCGACGTGCCGGACGTGGCGGGGTTCTGTTTCACCCAGGCGTTCCAGTCGATCGGGCTCGGTCTGGCCAGCGCGCTCGGCGCGGCGGTCGCCCGGCCGGACCGGCTCACCGTGGCCGCGCTCGGTGACGGCGGTTTCCTCATGTCGGCCGCCGAGCTGGTCACCGCCGCCCGGCTGGCCCTGCCGCTGGTCGTGGTCGTCTACGACGACGCGGCGTACGGCGCGGAGGTGCACCACTTCGGCCCGGACGGGTATCCGTTGGACACGGTGACGTTCCCGCAGACCGATCTGGCCGCGATCGCCCGGGGCTACGGCTGCGCCGGGGTGACCGTCCGGGGCGTCGAGGACCTCGACCCGGTACGGGACTGGCTCGCCGGTTCCCGGAGCCGGCCGATGGTGGTCGACGCGAAGGTGTCGGGCGAGCGCGGTTCGTGGTGGCTGGAGGAGGCCTTCCGCGGGCACTGA
- a CDS encoding sensor histidine kinase: MRESTGPGAFVHPALFYANRYEYLAGTVPFIQAGLAADEPVMVAVPEENLDHIRTALGADAADVQLHDMGVAGRNPGRILPGVLLAFADAHPDRAVRIIGEPVWAGRTADEYPACAQHEALINAAFTGRRATILCPYDTGRLDRNWLDDAYRTHPTVRTATAAWDSPHYADPLVVADGFNLPLPPPPAYAETVVIEFHTLWALRRLVTAQALAAGLAPDRVTDLTLAVNELAANTVEHGGATGTLAVWTDGSQLICQLTDTGHITEPLAGRIPAAPDQDGGRGLVLVNELCDLVRVHTRPGATSIRVHMHR, encoded by the coding sequence ATGCGCGAGTCCACCGGTCCCGGCGCGTTTGTGCACCCGGCCCTGTTCTACGCGAACCGGTACGAATACCTGGCCGGCACCGTGCCGTTCATCCAGGCCGGACTGGCTGCCGACGAACCGGTGATGGTCGCCGTGCCCGAGGAGAACCTCGACCACATCCGCACCGCCCTCGGCGCCGACGCGGCCGACGTCCAGCTCCACGACATGGGCGTGGCCGGGCGCAACCCCGGCCGGATCCTCCCCGGTGTCCTGCTCGCCTTCGCCGACGCCCACCCCGACCGGGCCGTACGCATCATCGGAGAACCCGTCTGGGCCGGGCGGACCGCCGACGAATACCCCGCCTGCGCCCAGCACGAAGCCCTGATCAACGCCGCCTTCACCGGCCGGCGGGCGACCATCCTGTGCCCGTACGACACCGGTCGGCTGGACCGGAACTGGCTCGACGACGCGTACCGCACCCATCCGACCGTGCGGACCGCCACCGCGGCCTGGGACAGCCCGCACTACGCCGATCCGCTCGTGGTGGCCGACGGCTTCAACCTGCCACTGCCGCCCCCGCCCGCGTACGCCGAGACCGTCGTGATCGAGTTCCACACGCTCTGGGCGCTGCGCCGGCTGGTGACCGCGCAGGCACTGGCCGCCGGGCTGGCACCGGACCGGGTCACCGACCTGACCCTGGCGGTCAACGAACTCGCCGCCAACACGGTCGAGCACGGCGGCGCCACCGGCACCCTGGCGGTCTGGACCGACGGGAGCCAGTTGATCTGCCAGCTCACCGACACCGGGCACATCACCGAGCCGCTCGCCGGTCGGATCCCGGCCGCGCCGGACCAGGACGGCGGGCGCGGCCTGGTGCTGGTCAACGAGCTGTGCGACCTGGTACGCGTACACACTCGGCCCGGGGCGACCAGCATCCGCGTGCACATGCATCGCTGA
- a CDS encoding FKBP-type peptidyl-prolyl cis-trans isomerase encodes MEKPNIGPIEGAPPADLVIEDITVGEGPEVGRGQWASVHYVGVSHSTGGEFDSSWGRGEPFGFQVGAGRVIAGWDQGVAGMKVGGRRKLVIPPHLGYGNQGAGGLIKPGETLVFVVDLVDVK; translated from the coding sequence ATGGAAAAGCCGAACATCGGACCGATCGAGGGTGCGCCCCCGGCGGACCTGGTCATCGAGGACATCACCGTCGGCGAGGGTCCGGAGGTCGGGCGCGGCCAGTGGGCCTCCGTGCACTACGTCGGCGTCTCCCACTCCACCGGCGGCGAGTTCGACTCCTCGTGGGGCCGGGGCGAGCCGTTCGGCTTCCAGGTCGGTGCCGGGCGGGTCATCGCGGGTTGGGACCAGGGCGTGGCCGGTATGAAGGTCGGCGGCCGGCGCAAGCTCGTCATCCCACCGCACCTCGGGTACGGCAACCAGGGCGCCGGCGGCCTGATCAAGCCGGGCGAGACGCTGGTGTTCGTCGTCGACCTGGTCGACGTCAAGTAA